The Maniola jurtina chromosome 1, ilManJurt1.1, whole genome shotgun sequence genome has a window encoding:
- the LOC123864868 gene encoding carbonyl reductase [NADPH] 1-like translates to MLKIAVVTGSNKGIGFAIVKGLCQRFDGVVFLTSRDETRGMEAVGKLKEIGLNPEYHQLDITDRSSVKKFRDHVKEKYGGIDILFNNAAVLDADVNSRTYEDAKKVIDINYRSIHTLKEIIYPLIRNNGRIINISSDCGHLSNIRNEYWIQKLSKKDLPEVDVNEFVDWYLESIKNGTFSGEDIADGASAASYRVAKVALSAITTVHQRELESKNISVNSIHPGLVRTDMTHGVGFFSTDEAAETPIYLALDAPESLKGAFVWFDRKVVDWYDSKADYYFKTESASS, encoded by the coding sequence ATGTTGAAAATCGCTGTTGTGACAGGCTCAAACAAGGGCATCGGTTTCGCCATAGTCAAGGGCTTGTGTCAGAGATTCGATGGAGTCGTGTTTTTGACGTCACGAGATGAAACCCGAGGGATGGAAGCAGTCggtaaattaaaagaaataggACTAAACCCTGAGTACCATCAGCTTGATATAACTGACAGAAGCAGTGTAAAGAAGTTCAGAGATCACGTTAAAGAAAAATACGGAGGTATTGATATTCTTTTTAATAACGCTGCAGTTCTTGATGCTGACGTCAATTCTAGAACATATGAAGACGCTAAAAAAGTTATCGACATTAACTACAGAAGCATTCACACTTTGAAAGAAATAATTTACCCATTAATTAGAAACAATGGACGTATTATCAATATTTCAAGTGATTGTGGTCACCTATCAAACATAAGAAATGAATATTGGATCCAAAAGTTATCCAAAAAAGACTTGCCAGAAGTCGATGTTAATGAATTCGTGGATTGGTATCTCGAATCGATAAAGAATGGTACTTTTAGTGGTGAGGATATCGCTGATGGGGCATCCGCTGCGTCGTACAGAGTCGCAAAGGTAGCTCTTAGCGCTATAACCACGGTCCACCAACGGGAGCTAGAGTCCAAGAACATCTCTGTCAATTCGATTCATCCTGGACTGGTACGTACTGACATGACACATGGAGTTGGCTTCTTTAGTACAGATGAAGCAGCTGAGACTCCTATTTATCTCGCTCTTGATGCCCCTGAATCTCTAAAAGGAGCCTTTGTGTGGTTTGACAGAAAAGTGGTAGATTGGTACGATTCTAAAGCTGATTATTACTTCAAAACTGAGAGCGCGAGTTCATAA
- the LOC123864861 gene encoding carbonyl reductase [NADPH] 1-like produces MSKVAVVTGSNKGIGYSIVKGLCQRFDGVVFLMSRDETRGMEAVAKLKEIGLNPEYHQLDISDRSSVEKFRDHIKEKYGGIDILINNAAVAGELFSITYEDAQNVIDINYKSIFTLKELIYPLIRNNGRIVNISSDCGHLSNIRNEYWIQRLSKKDLSEADINEFVDWYLESVKNGTFNREDIADGASVASYRVAKVALSAITMVHQSELESKNISINSMHPGLVRTDMTKGVGFYSMDEAAETPIYLALDAPQTLKGAYVWFDKKVLDWYDYKADYYFKVKTLNKN; encoded by the coding sequence ATGTCGAAAGTTGCTGTGGTGACGGGTTCCAATAAAGGCATCGGTTACTCCATAGTCAAGGGCTTGTGTCAGAGATTCGATGGAGTCGTGTTTTTGATGTCGCGAGATGAAACCCGAGGGATGGAAGCAGTCGccaaattaaaagaaataggACTAAACCCTGAGTATCATCAGCTTGATATAAGTGACAGAAGCAGCGTTGAAAAATTTAGAGATCACATCAAAGAAAAGTATGGAGGAATCGACATTCTCATTAATAATGCAGCGGTCGCTGGAGAACTATTTTCTATAACATACGAAGATGCCCAAAATGTTATCGATATTAactataaaagtatttttactcTAAAAGAATTGATTTATCCATTGATTAGAAATAATGGTCGTATCGTCAATATTTCGAGTGACTGTGGCCATCTATCGAATATAAGGAACGAGTATTGGATTCAAAGGTTATCCAAAAAAGATTTGTCCGAAGCTGATATTAATGAATTCGTCGATTGGTATCTTGAATCGGTGAAGAATGGTACGTTTAATCGTGAAGATATCGCTGATGGCGCATCTGTTGCATCATATAGAGTCGCAAAGGTAGCTCTGAGTGCTATAACTATGGTTCACCAAAGTGAATTGGAGTCCAAGAACATTTCTATCAATTCAATGCATCCCGGACTCGTACGTACTGATATGACTAAGGGGGTGGGCTTTTACAGTATGGACGAAGCGGCTGAAACTCCAATCTATCTCGCTCTGGATGCTCCACAAACCTTGAAAGGCGCCTATGTGTGGTTTGACAAAAAAGTGTTAGATTGGTATGATTACAAAGCCGATTATTACTTTAAGGTTAAGACcttgaataaaaattag